GAACTCTTCCCTTATTTTTTCAGGTTGCATCAGGGCAAGTTCTGCGAAGCGAACTAGTAGACTCCAATGGCGCCCGTTCTCTATTAGTTCGCGGTTGCTTTTGATGTATTCAATGTTCTGGGCATGGATATTTTTTTCTCTATTCTTGCGGCGTTTAAATCTTCTGCTTTGCAAAAAACGAGAGGTGTTATGCTCACGGGCATGGTGAATTGCTGCACGGTTTGATTTAGCCCACTCACGCATGAATGCAGGTTTGATGTTTGCTTGGTCGCGCATGTGGCTACGCAAGTCGTCAGGCCCACGATCGCTGCCGGTTCTATAAAGATGGTGGTGCGCTATAAAACTGATCCATAGCTGGGGATTATCTATCAAAAAAGCTAGGTCAATTATAAATCTATGATCTTTGGCTGTTAACAAAAGACCAGAATGTGAGTATAGGTTGAAATGATGAAGCTGGGTTTGAAATATTTCTTCTCTGTTGGTAATGCTTGAAAATACATGCGTAATTATTTCATATCGCAGTTTCAGGTCTTTTTGGAGAACATTGACTGCTATGCTTTCGTTTGCGCCATGCTGGTTGTTGAACTTTAAGTTTTTGACCCACTTCCAAATCCTGATGGAGTCAAATGGCGAATCAGCAAGCTCAAAATACCGGTCTAGAAGAGAGCCTATAATTTTACTAAGGCCGTTGCGGCATCTGCATTCAAAAGATTTTTTTCTGCAAGTGCATGCCAAGGATTCGGTTAACGTGTCTAGGACAATTTCAGTGGTTTCTAGGCTAAGTTTCGAGATAAGATCTTTTATGAAGTATCGAGAGCCTATGGTTCGCTCACGATACTCAGTATCGGGATAAAGGTGAGCACAAACTCTCAGGAAAGAAGCAATATAAGAGGGAGTGATTGATGAAGGAAGCAGCTTTTCAATTATTTTGGCTGAAAGGTTAAGCGAGATGTTAGTGGCTTCGAATATTAGAACTCGCAAGTCCTCAAGATAGTCATAGTCGGAAATTTCAAGCAGACATTTAATTGCTAATATTCGAGTGTTTTGGCTTTCCTCGGGTGTCAGCAGCAAGTAGCGAAGCTCTTTTGTTAAGAGGTTAGCTGCGGAGGAGCCTGCCAGAAGCTCAAGTATAAGATTTCGTAAATGGCCGTCGCTTTTTGTCTTTAGTAATAATCTTACGTCCTCAATTGTTTCTCGCGTAAAGAATCCTGCAACGCTAAATCTCCGCCAGAAGTCATTTCGTCGGAAATATGGGTCGGTTGCCTCGATTTCGACAAGCTTATTAATGAGCAGTTTTTTTGATGAGTTCAATAGCTGTGAAGGGTCACCGTTCGCCAGTACTGAGTACGGATCTAGTTCAATTATTTTTTCTTGAGTTGGCTTATCACCCAAGGCGGCCATCCAGCCAAGAAGGCCGCGAAGTTCATCCCTCACAGCTGAGTTCGGTGCGATAATAGGAAGGCACTTTGCCAAATTTAAGGAGTCGCTTGGATCTATTATTCGCTTGGTAAAGTAATCGGCGGCGCAATACTCTGCGACGATTTTGTGTACAGGCCGGTGATGATCCACGCAATCGCCAGGTTTAAATAGTCGGGTTGCTAATATGCTGCTGTTTGACTCCTGGTGAATAAATAAGGTGTCTAATGCCGGATACATTCGCTCTTCGGTAGATTCGCTTATGCATACACCCTCGGAGCCCGCTAGAAGTAGTTTTGCGAACACTTCTGAAGCTAGGTCTATCTTTTTACTGGTGCTAAATGTATCTGTTGTTCTAGCCGCGCCAGAATTTACCTCTTTTGCTAGGCGCTCCACTGCTAAAGAAAAAATAGACTTCTTATCTGGGAAGTGTCGATTGCTTTCAATGTAAGCATCTGCGAAAAGCTTTAAAAACTGAGGGTTCGGAAGTAGGTCTTGTAAATCAAATCTAGAAACTTCGGAACTGAAGTTCAAAAAGCTTTCTTCAGGTGAGTGATTTTCAAAAATTAGTTTCTGCTCTGATTCCGTGAACTCACAGAGCCTTACAATGAATGGCTCGCAGCCAAAAAACTCTTTAAAAGCAATGTTGTTAGCGTTTCCCCACTCGCTTGATCTACTGGACAGATAGACGTGTGTTGGCTTCGACGATTCCGCTTTGCTTAGTAGCGCGTAAATTCCTGAAGGATCAACCTTGGCGAGTTCATCGAATGCATCAATTACTAATGGGGAGTTTTCTTTTATTAAGGGGGAGTGCTTGAAACGATTGGCCGTCAGAACGACCGTGTCTAATTTCTGCGCGATACTCTCCATGAGTACCGTTTTGCCAGCGCCCGGCTCAGCTAGTATTACGACAAATTTTGAGGTTGTTAAGAGTGCGTCTTCGCTGAATAAGTCATTGTTGTTGGATAATTTGCGTGGCAGATAGAAATTAGAATTCATAAGAATCCATCTTGTATTTGCCCGGTCTTGCCGGATAGATTCTGAGCCTGAGTCCAGATAGGCCCGCCCTTCAGAAATCCTACGACATTTCGCTGTTCGAGGGGAGATCCACAGACGACGGTAAGCACAATCTCGGGTCAATGTGGAGACGGTAGGCTTCCAGCCGGTAGCAGCGAGCTTGGGCTGAGGGCTGCCCAACAAACGCGGCGAAGAACCAATTTGTAGGAGTTGGGAACCAAATTTTTGGGCTTCGTCGGAACTAAAATCTACAGGTGCCACGGCACTGTGGTTTTGTTGGCAGTCCCACCTGGGTAGGCTTGTTCTCGTTCGGTGAAGGCGGAGGAAGCCATGGTAATAGTTAACAGCTCAGATCGTGTGTTGCGCTTGAAACAGGTTCAAGAGAAGACTGGTCTTGGTCGGTCTACGATTTATGACCGACTTAACCCACGGTCGGCTAGGTTCGATAACTCGTTTCCTAGGCCCTTTAAGATCGGGCTATCAGCTGTAGGTTGGCTCGAAAGCGGCATTGATGAGTGGATAGCTAAGCGAGCGTCCAATATTAGTAT
This genomic stretch from Pseudomonas entomophila harbors:
- a CDS encoding AlpA family phage regulatory protein; translated protein: MVIVNSSDRVLRLKQVQEKTGLGRSTIYDRLNPRSARFDNSFPRPFKIGLSAVGWLESGIDEWIAKRASNISIY